In Gimesia benthica, a single window of DNA contains:
- a CDS encoding NPCBM/NEW2 domain-containing protein, giving the protein MHSLFCATMTMLLAASPGVEVTSLTGTSVSGQLQSMNQGTIQLKQGQDDRQYPLSGVLNVRFPQNRFQRTLETPLMVRLADGSRFPIQDLKSNDRETVLQGEQTGSLSVPTKAVTSVRFGALNSDLQKSWDKLLNGKHSKDLLVVQKENVLDYIDGVVGNITADRIQFFAGEDEVPVNRQRVFGIIYARPATTETTPFCSIKLTDEGTLQASAISYNGTDFEATLQTGARTRLSPSVIANLDFSQGKVRYLSDLEPRNIEYTPFFDTVWKYRRDKHRDGGPLRVGGKEYTRGLYIHSKTLLQYRLKDDYRRFRAVMGIDDSVPGIGFVYVEIKGNGRTLFAGNVKSSDSPVDLDLDVSGVRDLEILVDFGDNLEICDHLDLCNARLIK; this is encoded by the coding sequence ATGCATTCCCTGTTTTGTGCCACCATGACCATGCTGCTGGCAGCCTCCCCCGGAGTCGAAGTGACCTCTCTGACGGGAACGAGCGTTTCAGGTCAGCTGCAGTCAATGAATCAGGGGACGATCCAGCTGAAACAGGGGCAGGATGATCGACAGTATCCCCTCTCGGGTGTGTTGAATGTACGGTTCCCGCAGAATCGCTTTCAACGCACACTCGAAACTCCTCTAATGGTGCGGCTGGCTGATGGTTCCCGTTTTCCGATTCAGGATCTGAAGAGTAATGATCGGGAGACTGTTCTGCAGGGGGAGCAGACGGGAAGCCTGAGTGTTCCTACCAAAGCGGTCACATCCGTTCGCTTCGGAGCCCTGAATTCCGATCTTCAGAAATCATGGGACAAACTGCTTAACGGAAAACATAGTAAAGATCTGCTGGTCGTCCAGAAAGAAAATGTGCTCGACTACATTGATGGTGTTGTCGGCAATATCACCGCTGACCGGATTCAGTTCTTTGCCGGTGAAGATGAAGTTCCCGTCAATCGTCAGCGGGTCTTCGGCATTATTTACGCTCGTCCAGCGACAACAGAGACGACGCCCTTCTGTTCAATCAAGCTGACAGATGAAGGTACCCTGCAGGCTTCAGCAATTTCTTATAACGGAACAGATTTCGAAGCCACTCTGCAGACAGGAGCCCGCACCAGGCTTTCTCCTTCGGTAATCGCGAATCTGGATTTCAGCCAGGGAAAAGTACGTTATCTATCCGATCTGGAACCACGCAATATTGAATACACGCCCTTCTTCGACACCGTCTGGAAGTATCGCCGTGACAAACATCGCGATGGAGGACCGCTGCGCGTGGGTGGCAAAGAATACACACGGGGGCTCTATATTCATTCCAAAACCCTGCTGCAGTATCGACTCAAAGACGACTACCGCCGTTTCCGGGCTGTGATGGGAATTGACGACTCGGTCCCCGGTATCGGATTTGTATATGTGGAAATCAAAGGCAATGGCCGTACGCTCTTCGCCGGCAACGTAAAAAGTTCTGACTCACCTGTCGATTTAGATCTGGATGTCAGTGGCGTCCGTGACCTGGAAATCCTGGTTGATTTTGGAGATAACCTGGAAATCTGCGATCACCTGGACCTGTGTAATGCCCGCCTGATTAAATAA
- a CDS encoding S1C family serine protease codes for MQNVFFCALLIIGLLCQAPASADTSNVDPAVLAAQKQRIDVIKAVSPSVVAIFGGAGDGGGSGVLVTSDGYALTNFHVVSGAGNFMKCGLNDGRLYDAVIVSIDPTGDVALIKLLGRNDFPVAKLGNSDTVQVGDWAYAMGNPFLLATDFQPTITYGIVSGVHRYQYPAGTFLEYTDCIQVDSSINPGNSGGPLFNDQGELIGINGRGSFEKRGRVNSGAGYAISINQIKHFWDHLKSGRIVDHASLGATVATGFDAKVDVAEILEDSDAYRKGLRLGDEIVSFAGRPIRSVNQFKNILGIYPAGWTLPLVYRRDEQKTKIYVRLQPLHTAAELQEHVSSPKMLPEEKPDDEDPKQPKMPIPMPHGHPAPPAPPEQYKHLYVPKSGFTNYYFNQKQQERLLQALHAHSNFADRKGNWTLIGKLDNGADFTLTLADKGIGLESGNDVFLQSLETGMPVDEPPGTGGLLAALHHFRLLLSGQSDRFTDFYYLGSEPLDGKNEMVDVMVATQTGTISRWYFNKSDLSLRGCDFYLTENSEPCSIRFEQFRTLNGQKFPGELDVQYENRPVMKLKIDQLKLETTDASGK; via the coding sequence ATGCAGAACGTTTTTTTCTGTGCGCTGTTGATCATCGGCCTGCTCTGCCAGGCTCCCGCGTCAGCTGACACTTCGAATGTAGATCCAGCCGTACTGGCTGCCCAGAAGCAGAGAATTGATGTCATCAAAGCAGTCTCTCCTTCGGTTGTTGCCATCTTCGGTGGTGCTGGAGATGGAGGTGGCTCGGGTGTGCTCGTCACTTCTGATGGCTACGCGCTGACCAACTTCCATGTCGTTTCCGGTGCGGGTAACTTCATGAAGTGTGGACTGAATGACGGCAGGCTGTATGACGCTGTCATTGTCTCTATTGACCCGACCGGGGATGTGGCTTTAATCAAACTGCTGGGCCGTAATGATTTTCCCGTCGCGAAACTGGGGAACAGCGACACAGTTCAGGTGGGTGACTGGGCCTACGCGATGGGTAACCCGTTCCTGCTGGCAACCGATTTCCAGCCGACGATCACCTACGGGATTGTCAGCGGCGTACATCGCTACCAGTACCCGGCTGGAACATTCCTGGAATACACCGACTGTATCCAGGTAGACTCATCCATCAACCCCGGGAACTCGGGCGGCCCCCTGTTCAATGACCAGGGTGAGTTGATCGGCATCAATGGTCGTGGCTCGTTTGAAAAGCGGGGACGCGTCAATTCGGGAGCAGGCTACGCGATATCGATCAATCAGATCAAACACTTCTGGGATCATCTCAAGAGCGGCCGAATTGTCGACCATGCGTCGCTGGGAGCCACCGTGGCGACCGGTTTTGATGCCAAAGTGGATGTGGCTGAGATCCTGGAGGACTCAGACGCGTATCGCAAAGGGCTGAGGCTCGGAGATGAGATTGTCTCCTTCGCCGGTCGCCCAATCCGCAGTGTGAATCAATTCAAGAACATCCTGGGGATTTACCCTGCAGGCTGGACATTGCCTCTGGTCTATCGTCGAGATGAGCAGAAAACGAAAATTTACGTCCGTCTGCAGCCACTGCACACGGCTGCGGAACTCCAGGAACATGTAAGTTCCCCCAAGATGCTCCCCGAGGAAAAACCGGACGACGAGGATCCCAAACAGCCGAAGATGCCGATCCCCATGCCTCATGGACATCCCGCTCCCCCTGCACCGCCGGAACAGTACAAACATCTGTATGTTCCCAAAAGCGGTTTTACCAATTATTACTTCAATCAAAAGCAACAGGAGCGTCTGTTACAGGCGCTGCACGCTCACAGTAACTTCGCTGATCGCAAAGGCAACTGGACGCTGATCGGCAAGCTGGATAACGGAGCAGACTTCACACTCACGCTGGCTGACAAAGGGATCGGCCTGGAGTCAGGTAATGACGTTTTCCTGCAATCACTGGAAACAGGGATGCCTGTCGACGAGCCCCCAGGAACAGGTGGACTGCTGGCAGCCCTGCATCACTTCCGCCTCTTGCTCTCCGGACAGTCAGATCGTTTTACGGATTTCTATTATCTGGGTAGCGAACCCCTGGATGGGAAAAACGAGATGGTCGACGTCATGGTAGCCACACAAACCGGCACCATCTCCCGCTGGTATTTCAACAAGTCGGACCTTTCGCTGCGTGGATGTGATTTCTACCTGACGGAGAATTCAGAACCCTGCTCGATCCGCTTTGAACAGTTTCGCACACTCAACGGACAGAAATTTCCGGGTGAGCTTGATGTCCAGTATGAAAACCGTCCTGTGATGAAATTGAAAATTGATCAGCTGAAACTGGAAACCACGGACGCCAGCGGGAAATAG
- a CDS encoding S1C family serine protease, with product MNQAKLIKPVLICICLLGALLVPLHRLDASSRETIQYALPRLVKIFGAGGVKNLYGYSSGFLVSPEGHIATIWSPVLDTDQLSVVLHDGRRFEAEVLGAEPHLDLAIIKLKSERDLNLPYFNYEEKATAGAGTRILGFSNMFRVATGDEPVSVLHGVIEARTDLPRRRGAFELSYTGDVYVVDAITNNPGAAGGVIMTYDGKLLGMIGKQVRNAKTNTWVNYSLPIDVLSKSIRQIVTGKFESSEDQNEPEPSIVERYKPIDFGLVMVPDVLFRTPAFIDTVLPGSQVAQAGLKPDDLVVFVNDELIKSCKTLKSELGKLEAGDTVRLVVRRENQLVAVELQVPPEKK from the coding sequence GTGAATCAAGCTAAATTAATTAAACCGGTCCTGATCTGTATCTGCCTGCTGGGAGCACTGTTGGTTCCCCTGCACAGGTTGGATGCCTCTTCGCGCGAGACGATTCAATATGCCCTGCCACGCCTGGTCAAAATTTTTGGGGCGGGGGGAGTTAAAAATCTATACGGCTACAGTTCCGGTTTTCTTGTTTCTCCAGAAGGTCATATTGCCACGATCTGGAGTCCGGTGCTGGATACGGACCAGTTGTCGGTCGTACTGCACGACGGGCGACGTTTTGAAGCGGAAGTCCTCGGAGCCGAACCTCACCTGGATCTGGCGATTATTAAACTCAAATCAGAACGTGACCTGAATCTGCCTTACTTCAATTATGAAGAAAAAGCGACCGCAGGTGCAGGCACACGGATCCTGGGTTTCAGTAATATGTTCCGTGTCGCCACGGGAGACGAACCGGTCTCCGTGCTGCATGGTGTCATTGAAGCCCGCACCGATCTCCCCCGGCGGAGAGGCGCCTTCGAACTTTCTTACACGGGTGACGTCTACGTGGTAGACGCGATTACGAATAACCCCGGAGCTGCAGGCGGGGTGATCATGACCTATGATGGCAAACTGCTGGGGATGATTGGCAAACAGGTGCGTAACGCCAAAACAAATACCTGGGTGAATTATTCTCTGCCCATTGATGTGCTAAGCAAAAGTATCAGGCAGATCGTGACCGGCAAATTCGAATCCAGCGAAGACCAGAATGAACCGGAACCTTCCATCGTTGAACGTTACAAACCGATTGATTTTGGTCTGGTGATGGTCCCCGATGTCTTATTTCGTACCCCCGCTTTTATCGACACTGTTCTCCCCGGTTCCCAGGTCGCTCAGGCAGGTCTTAAACCCGACGACCTGGTGGTCTTCGTAAACGATGAATTGATCAAGTCCTGTAAAACCCTCAAATCAGAGCTGGGAAAACTGGAAGCCGGTGATACCGTCAGGCTGGTCGTCCGCAGAGAAAACCAGCTGGTTGCCGTTGAACTCCAGGTCCCGCCCGAAAAAAAATAA
- a CDS encoding PDZ domain-containing protein — protein MRRHLILSLLLFWIACGLGSSLLPAQAPASDLESLEERAFKQAAALMNPSIVRIETVGGQDRVGKLITGTGPTSGVVVSRDGLIISSAFNFIGKPSSILVTLPDGRRFPAVVVATDHLRMLTLLKIEADNLPIPTAVPEKDLQVGMWSIALGRTFELDQPSISVGIVSALERIWGKAIQTDAKISPINYGGPLVDIQGRLMGILVPLSPGATGETAGVEWYDSGIGFAIPMTDVLKVIPRLNTGKDLHPGLLGITLSGKGDLSTEMNLDRVRYGSPAQEAGLKAGDTLIKLNDKLVALHSEVKSVLMSLYAGDTVSLTVTREGAKEPLTFKATLTEKLVPFESGFLGILPVREAQNQTTTGVGVRYVIPDSAAQKAGVKAKDRILEFNQQKVTSAEMLAFLVNHLRPEDQASLLISRDEKPVKMDVKLQKTPGAVPAEIPTQAIPSRTAQENKTQKIKVGHYKEKLPGSDSSYWAYVPENYHPDYEYGLMVWIHPPGNTMESTIFNEWKSICEQRGIIIVGPAAEDVIRWNRDETEFVEAVVKSMQQRYDIDPTRIFLLSHADGADFAFDLAFKYRELFRGVAVTEGSLKSRPPETDPDYPLSLYFALNAHNPLNQLLQPRLDLIREMNYPTVFQLIKNDQQPGEYPEKPFLEEIGRWADSLDRI, from the coding sequence ATGAGAAGACATTTAATTCTGTCGCTGCTGCTGTTCTGGATCGCGTGCGGTCTGGGGAGTTCTCTCCTGCCAGCCCAGGCTCCTGCCTCTGATCTGGAGAGCCTGGAGGAACGTGCCTTTAAACAGGCTGCAGCGCTGATGAACCCGTCCATCGTACGTATCGAAACGGTAGGCGGACAGGACCGGGTAGGAAAACTGATTACCGGCACCGGTCCAACATCAGGAGTCGTCGTCAGCCGGGACGGCCTGATTATCTCCAGCGCCTTTAATTTCATCGGCAAGCCGTCTTCAATCCTGGTAACACTGCCCGATGGACGTCGCTTCCCTGCCGTCGTTGTGGCTACCGATCATCTGCGAATGCTGACCCTGCTTAAAATTGAAGCGGATAATCTGCCGATTCCGACTGCTGTCCCGGAAAAAGATCTGCAGGTCGGGATGTGGTCGATCGCGCTGGGACGCACCTTTGAGCTGGATCAGCCCAGTATCTCGGTTGGAATTGTCAGCGCCCTGGAACGTATCTGGGGGAAGGCAATCCAGACCGATGCCAAGATTTCTCCCATCAATTATGGTGGTCCCCTCGTTGATATTCAGGGACGGCTGATGGGCATCCTCGTTCCGCTTTCTCCCGGTGCAACAGGAGAGACGGCAGGAGTCGAATGGTATGACTCAGGGATCGGTTTTGCGATCCCCATGACCGACGTGTTGAAAGTCATCCCCCGCCTGAATACCGGCAAGGATCTCCATCCCGGGCTGCTGGGAATCACCTTGAGTGGCAAAGGGGATCTCTCGACCGAAATGAATCTGGATCGCGTCCGTTATGGTAGCCCTGCACAGGAAGCGGGTCTCAAAGCAGGAGACACGCTCATCAAGTTGAATGACAAACTGGTGGCGTTGCACTCTGAGGTGAAATCGGTCCTGATGAGCCTGTACGCAGGCGACACAGTCAGCCTGACCGTGACCCGCGAAGGAGCCAAAGAACCGTTAACCTTCAAAGCCACTCTGACAGAAAAACTGGTCCCCTTCGAATCCGGCTTCCTGGGGATTCTCCCTGTCAGAGAGGCTCAGAATCAGACAACAACCGGCGTCGGTGTACGCTATGTAATTCCCGATTCCGCTGCTCAGAAAGCAGGTGTGAAAGCCAAAGATCGGATCCTGGAATTTAATCAGCAGAAAGTTACCAGTGCAGAAATGCTGGCATTTCTGGTAAACCATCTGCGTCCTGAAGACCAGGCATCCCTGCTGATTTCACGCGATGAGAAACCAGTGAAGATGGACGTCAAACTGCAGAAGACTCCCGGTGCCGTTCCCGCAGAAATCCCCACACAGGCGATCCCCTCCCGGACCGCCCAGGAAAATAAAACGCAGAAGATCAAAGTAGGCCACTACAAAGAGAAGCTGCCTGGCAGTGATTCGAGTTACTGGGCCTATGTGCCGGAGAATTATCATCCTGACTACGAGTACGGTTTGATGGTCTGGATTCATCCTCCCGGAAACACAATGGAATCGACTATCTTCAATGAATGGAAGAGTATCTGTGAGCAACGGGGGATCATCATCGTCGGGCCAGCAGCGGAGGATGTGATTCGCTGGAACCGGGATGAAACGGAGTTTGTAGAGGCAGTTGTGAAGTCGATGCAGCAGCGGTATGACATTGATCCTACCCGGATCTTCCTGCTGAGCCATGCTGATGGAGCTGATTTCGCTTTTGATCTCGCATTTAAATATCGAGAACTGTTTCGGGGTGTTGCAGTCACCGAAGGGTCACTCAAAAGCCGACCTCCGGAAACCGATCCAGATTATCCCCTGAGCCTGTACTTTGCTCTGAATGCCCACAATCCTTTGAACCAACTACTTCAACCCCGGCTGGACCTGATCCGCGAGATGAATTACCCCACGGTGTTTCAGCTCATCAAAAATGATCAACAACCGGGCGAGTATCCTGAGAAACCATTTCTCGAAGAAATTGGTCGCTGGGCCGACAGCCTGGATCGGATTTAA
- a CDS encoding inositol monophosphatase family protein, translating to MHSTELLEVAETAARKGAKCLQDWVNEFRVSEKGRADLVTDADFASQKAIVEHITTHYPDHKMLGEEGLTRHEGDSGYRWVIDPLDGTSNYVHGFPYYCVSIGLEYQGDLILGVVYDPNRDELFSALEGHGAKLNGTPISPSRIPSMDQAMLVASLPVGTNGRDVSIDRFLKVLPAAQTLQRTGSAALNLCYVSAGRIEGYWSSNLKPWDMAAGVLICREAGGLVTSIEDASFTIENPSILATNGTDIHSDLQSLLTT from the coding sequence GTGCATTCCACGGAATTGCTTGAGGTAGCAGAGACCGCAGCTCGAAAGGGAGCGAAATGTCTGCAGGACTGGGTCAATGAATTTCGCGTTTCAGAAAAAGGACGTGCCGATCTGGTCACCGACGCCGACTTCGCTTCTCAAAAAGCGATCGTTGAGCATATCACCACACACTATCCCGATCATAAGATGCTGGGTGAAGAGGGACTGACCCGGCACGAAGGAGACTCAGGATACCGCTGGGTGATCGATCCTCTGGATGGAACATCCAATTACGTGCATGGCTTCCCTTACTACTGCGTCTCCATCGGCCTGGAGTATCAGGGAGATCTCATTTTGGGAGTGGTCTATGATCCCAATCGGGATGAGCTCTTTTCAGCGCTGGAGGGGCACGGAGCGAAACTGAACGGAACGCCCATTTCACCTTCCCGTATCCCCTCCATGGATCAGGCCATGCTGGTGGCCAGTCTGCCTGTCGGTACCAATGGTCGAGATGTCTCCATTGATCGATTTCTGAAAGTGCTTCCGGCAGCACAGACACTACAGCGTACCGGATCTGCGGCTTTGAATCTCTGTTACGTTTCTGCCGGTCGTATCGAAGGTTACTGGTCCAGTAATCTGAAGCCCTGGGATATGGCAGCAGGGGTCCTGATCTGCAGAGAGGCGGGCGGCCTGGTGACCTCAATTGAAGATGCAAGTTTCACCATCGAAAACCCCAGTATCCTGGCGACAAATGGAACAGACATACATTCTGATTTACAGTCATTGCTTACAACATAG
- a CDS encoding A24 family peptidase produces the protein MDFELTQLSLYVMAISVGIFTIIAAITDYKSRKIYNVLTVPFFVLGIVYQLAFNGWEGLLYGFLGFIAGFGIFFLIWMAGSGAAGDVKMMGALSMWLGFRATIAVMIVGTVFVLAGTLLVLFWSVVTKGARKTKEKYLATGKQFKGKKKKYVAETEKQKLERGIMPFALPVVLATWSVTTWMIIKAVIL, from the coding sequence ATGGATTTTGAGCTCACCCAATTATCACTGTATGTCATGGCCATCAGCGTGGGGATCTTCACGATCATCGCTGCCATCACTGACTATAAGTCGCGCAAAATCTACAACGTGCTGACAGTCCCCTTCTTTGTGCTGGGTATCGTTTACCAGCTGGCCTTCAATGGCTGGGAAGGACTGCTGTATGGGTTCCTCGGATTCATTGCTGGTTTCGGCATCTTCTTTCTGATCTGGATGGCAGGCAGTGGTGCCGCCGGTGATGTGAAAATGATGGGTGCCCTGTCCATGTGGCTCGGTTTCAGAGCAACGATTGCCGTGATGATTGTCGGCACCGTATTCGTGCTGGCAGGAACGTTGCTGGTGCTGTTCTGGAGTGTCGTAACCAAAGGTGCCCGAAAAACCAAAGAGAAATACCTGGCGACCGGGAAACAGTTTAAAGGCAAGAAAAAGAAATACGTCGCAGAGACAGAAAAACAGAAACTGGAACGGGGAATCATGCCGTTCGCACTGCCCGTAGTTCTGGCGACCTGGAGCGTCACGACCTGGATGATTATCAAAGCAGTAATTCTGTAA
- a CDS encoding TadE/TadG family type IV pilus assembly protein, with the protein MRVKRKQNKQRPLKGRGFLSMELALVLPIFAIVMFALVEFTLLFYARADVVEASRIGARLATMPGITQQNVEAEVKKILPPQLGQGAVIKTEMGKHSGDVVMVAVSIPMTLASPNLLWPVGYNLKGQNLYSETRMIKE; encoded by the coding sequence ATGAGAGTCAAACGCAAACAAAACAAACAACGGCCACTGAAAGGTCGGGGATTCCTGAGCATGGAACTGGCTCTGGTTCTGCCGATCTTCGCGATCGTTATGTTCGCGCTGGTGGAGTTTACGCTCCTGTTTTACGCGCGGGCGGATGTGGTCGAAGCCAGCCGAATCGGTGCCCGTCTGGCAACCATGCCCGGCATCACCCAGCAGAACGTGGAAGCGGAAGTCAAAAAAATTCTGCCTCCCCAACTGGGACAGGGAGCCGTGATTAAAACAGAAATGGGAAAACATTCGGGTGATGTGGTCATGGTGGCGGTAAGTATCCCCATGACTCTCGCATCACCCAACCTGCTCTGGCCCGTGGGTTATAACCTCAAGGGGCAGAACCTGTACTCGGAAACAAGAATGATCAAAGAGTAG
- the cpaB gene encoding Flp pilus assembly protein CpaB, with protein MKSLTPAKVTLLMFGVFGVLIAAYIGKRLLAGKEEAPPVATRNIPMAISELEPGTLVTEEHLGLGPIAIKNLKPEMMTSNKVIVGRVVKERIPAATPISTSQLYPAGETPPLKVEPGMRAISVPLESTVDLVDGLIKPGEYVDVHMTPSGLNNDRRMNGGMTLTLFKGVRVIAINRSYTQISNSRRGTNVTLELTPEQANIMILARDRGAITMSYTPEGKGDGGVAVSNADKATLYEILGLKTPEKPKEKEPPEPFVIEGYYGTSRSVNRFDQNGLRVGDYDSNSRGGGRGFNSGGYLDPYWGGGNGSDLDSDSISAPRRQQAPPVQNSYGPTAQQQQGQPPANYPGGPMRQQGSYARSVYPQNPSVGR; from the coding sequence GTGAAAAGCCTGACCCCTGCAAAAGTGACTCTGTTGATGTTTGGCGTCTTCGGTGTCCTGATTGCAGCATATATCGGTAAAAGACTGTTGGCAGGAAAAGAGGAAGCTCCGCCAGTTGCAACTCGAAACATTCCCATGGCCATCAGTGAGCTGGAACCGGGTACCCTCGTCACCGAAGAACACCTCGGTCTGGGTCCGATTGCCATCAAGAACCTGAAGCCGGAAATGATGACTTCTAATAAGGTCATTGTCGGTCGTGTCGTTAAGGAACGCATTCCTGCAGCGACCCCGATTTCTACGAGTCAGCTCTACCCCGCTGGTGAAACACCCCCACTGAAAGTGGAACCGGGCATGCGGGCGATATCCGTGCCGCTGGAATCTACAGTCGATCTGGTCGATGGCCTGATCAAGCCGGGTGAATATGTCGACGTGCACATGACCCCCAGTGGATTGAACAACGACAGACGCATGAACGGCGGGATGACATTGACCCTGTTTAAAGGGGTGCGGGTGATCGCGATTAACCGCAGTTATACCCAGATCAGCAACTCCCGTCGGGGAACCAATGTGACTCTGGAACTGACGCCCGAGCAGGCCAACATCATGATTCTGGCCCGCGATCGTGGTGCGATCACCATGAGTTATACCCCCGAGGGTAAAGGGGATGGTGGTGTGGCTGTCAGTAATGCAGATAAAGCAACGCTCTATGAAATCCTGGGCCTCAAAACCCCCGAAAAACCTAAAGAAAAAGAACCGCCCGAACCTTTTGTCATTGAAGGTTATTACGGCACCAGTCGCAGCGTGAACCGGTTTGACCAGAACGGCCTGCGGGTCGGTGACTACGACTCTAACAGTCGTGGAGGCGGTCGCGGTTTCAATTCTGGTGGCTACCTGGATCCATACTGGGGCGGTGGTAACGGTTCTGACCTGGACAGTGATTCCATCAGTGCTCCCCGGCGTCAGCAGGCACCCCCTGTTCAGAATTCGTATGGACCGACAGCCCAGCAACAGCAGGGACAACCTCCGGCCAATTATCCGGGTGGTCCAATGCGTCAGCAGGGATCTTATGCCCGCAGTGTGTATCCGCAGAATCCTTCAGTGGGACGTTAA
- a CDS encoding CpaF family protein, translated as MVLQSETPAANPSADSRKAFQRLKTRLHRQMVDAIDFSKAGELPEADLRQKLRGLAEHLCMQQDIALDQKNRDIMVREILDEIYGFGPLEPLMSDPDVSDVLVNGADRVFVERRGLLEETDISFADDEHLLQLIHRLVGRAGRRIDEVSPMVDAKLPDGSRLNAVIPPLALKGPTLSIRRFRTQALLFDDMVQMGSLAPDMATFLEMAVKGRLNILISGGTGAGKTTLLNNLSRYITNRERIVTIEQTSELQLQQPDVVSLEARPSNIEGQGEINQRELLKNSLRMRPDRIIVGESRGGEVLEMLQAMNTGHDGSMSTVHANDTRDALDRLELMIALSGAELPNAIARRYIASAIHLLVHITRLPNGERKVMRISELIGYQNGEYMVEDLFVYRITNVDPDGTVHGNFYATGHQPLALNWLTQTNFNENTDLFHARELPLSGRQNDQQNEQES; from the coding sequence ATGGTTTTACAAAGTGAAACTCCTGCTGCCAATCCCTCTGCGGATTCCCGCAAAGCTTTTCAGCGTCTGAAAACCAGACTGCATCGGCAGATGGTGGATGCGATCGACTTTTCCAAAGCAGGTGAACTGCCGGAAGCCGATTTGCGTCAGAAACTGCGCGGCCTCGCCGAGCATCTCTGTATGCAGCAGGATATCGCACTGGATCAGAAGAACCGCGACATCATGGTGCGGGAGATCCTGGACGAAATTTATGGCTTTGGTCCACTGGAACCACTGATGAGCGATCCGGATGTCAGCGATGTGCTGGTCAACGGAGCCGATCGGGTCTTTGTGGAACGCCGGGGTCTGCTGGAAGAGACCGATATCAGTTTTGCCGATGACGAACACCTGCTGCAGCTGATCCACCGTCTGGTGGGACGGGCTGGACGTCGTATCGATGAAGTTTCGCCGATGGTCGACGCCAAGCTGCCGGACGGTTCCCGTCTGAACGCGGTTATCCCTCCCCTGGCTTTGAAGGGACCTACACTTTCCATTCGTCGTTTCCGGACCCAGGCTCTCTTATTTGACGACATGGTTCAGATGGGCTCACTCGCACCGGACATGGCAACCTTCCTGGAAATGGCTGTCAAAGGTCGACTGAATATTCTGATCAGTGGTGGTACCGGTGCCGGTAAAACGACCCTCTTGAATAACTTGAGTCGTTACATTACCAACCGCGAACGTATTGTGACGATTGAACAGACATCAGAACTTCAGCTGCAGCAGCCGGACGTGGTTTCGCTTGAAGCCCGACCTTCCAACATCGAAGGTCAGGGGGAAATCAACCAGCGTGAGCTGTTGAAGAACTCTCTGCGAATGCGTCCTGACCGCATCATCGTCGGCGAATCCCGCGGCGGTGAAGTTCTGGAAATGCTGCAGGCGATGAATACCGGTCACGATGGTTCCATGAGTACCGTCCACGCGAACGATACGCGTGACGCCCTGGACCGTCTCGAGTTGATGATCGCCCTTTCCGGGGCAGAACTTCCGAACGCGATTGCCCGGCGGTACATCGCTTCCGCGATCCATCTACTGGTACACATCACCCGTCTGCCAAACGGGGAACGTAAAGTGATGCGTATTTCGGAACTGATCGGGTATCAGAACGGCGAATACATGGTGGAGGACTTGTTTGTCTACCGCATTACCAACGTCGATCCGGATGGAACAGTGCATGGCAACTTCTATGCGACCGGTCATCAGCCGTTGGCTCTGAACTGGTTAACCCAGACCAACTTCAATGAAAATACTGATCTGTTCCATGCCCGGGAACTGCCACTGTCTGGTAGACAAAACGACCAGCAGAATGAACAGGAGAGCTAA